A region of Chitinophaga horti DNA encodes the following proteins:
- a CDS encoding DUF5689 domain-containing protein encodes MMKRNKLLFVLCALVAVIAACRKTEYYKFSTKLAIDSRIVSINAGADTTKFIVYADGDWSMAPVEEVNWMKLTTSSGSGKGQAVAELTDNSANLPRFVRLVVKADGKTDTIRLQQRGLVPTLAIADLTAQSIANGGTFKTPINTNIPMELMTVVQTARTEGQANWISNLRIDKGYLYFKADTNRAATPRTTMVRLSYLDALNVTVTDTIAISQLPGRDYEGATVRDFDYVKQTLAAGVVNESIFIEGVVISDKGHPNMAQNQNTPANKHVLTKNENAIAVYVQSMDGTRGIYFKTKTPGDNIFNINDRVKIWLKGATVERYNDPNRTIVTGIETMHIMAKDEGTPVTPREKYMSELTDNDLYTLIKLKDVEISIPSGSFTNINEGYTARMDCYPTSIRDIQGGSMYMLTNLDVPYRRDGKQVPQGSGSISGVLVHEKMDRFGGNIGRYSIRHMKREDIALQEDRSAGFSNVLVEWSRFRNEFNATPTAEANPLTPEIGKGRIYHSTRQPLDFTSNGNYATTDYNGLAQDPTTLKGSVTNGGWGSRNWWPAGATTGAYWSIETSTTGITKPISLQIEGNTDIGGPRNFVVEWSGDNATWRSVGTFTFEDVANWSNTLLTQIPGYKAVNFQFPVEASGLANLYIRVRVANKNVGTSTSATGGTLGATTNSRLGHVSIKYNK; translated from the coding sequence ATGATGAAGCGGAACAAATTACTCTTCGTTCTTTGCGCACTCGTAGCTGTTATTGCTGCCTGCCGCAAAACAGAATATTATAAGTTCAGTACCAAACTGGCGATCGACTCCCGGATCGTTTCGATTAACGCCGGAGCAGACACCACCAAGTTTATTGTATACGCCGATGGTGACTGGAGCATGGCGCCCGTGGAAGAAGTGAACTGGATGAAACTGACTACCAGCAGCGGCAGCGGTAAAGGCCAGGCAGTAGCCGAACTAACCGACAACAGTGCCAACCTGCCCCGTTTTGTGAGGCTCGTAGTAAAAGCCGACGGCAAAACCGACACCATCCGCCTGCAACAACGCGGCCTCGTGCCCACGCTGGCCATCGCCGACCTTACCGCACAAAGCATTGCGAACGGCGGCACATTCAAAACGCCCATCAATACCAACATTCCGATGGAACTGATGACCGTCGTCCAAACGGCGCGTACCGAAGGACAGGCCAACTGGATCAGCAACCTGCGCATCGACAAAGGTTACCTCTACTTTAAAGCCGACACCAACCGCGCCGCCACGCCACGCACCACAATGGTGCGGCTCAGCTACCTCGACGCGTTGAACGTGACCGTCACGGATACCATCGCTATCAGTCAGCTGCCCGGCCGCGACTACGAAGGCGCCACCGTTCGCGACTTCGATTATGTGAAACAAACCCTGGCCGCCGGTGTGGTAAACGAGAGCATCTTTATAGAAGGCGTCGTGATCAGCGATAAAGGTCATCCCAACATGGCCCAGAACCAGAACACGCCTGCTAACAAACACGTACTCACGAAAAACGAGAATGCCATTGCCGTATACGTACAAAGCATGGATGGCACGCGTGGCATCTACTTCAAAACAAAAACACCCGGCGACAATATATTCAACATCAACGACCGCGTGAAGATCTGGCTGAAAGGTGCCACCGTGGAACGCTACAATGATCCGAACCGCACCATTGTGACCGGCATCGAAACTATGCACATCATGGCCAAAGACGAAGGCACACCGGTAACACCGCGCGAAAAGTACATGAGCGAGCTGACAGACAACGACCTTTACACCCTCATTAAACTGAAGGATGTAGAGATCTCCATCCCATCCGGTTCCTTCACCAACATCAACGAAGGCTACACCGCCCGTATGGACTGCTACCCTACCAGCATCCGTGACATCCAGGGTGGCAGCATGTACATGCTCACCAACCTCGATGTTCCATACCGCCGCGATGGCAAACAGGTACCGCAAGGTTCCGGCAGCATTTCAGGCGTTCTGGTGCATGAAAAGATGGACCGCTTCGGTGGCAACATCGGCCGCTACAGCATTCGTCACATGAAGCGGGAAGACATCGCCCTGCAGGAAGACCGGAGCGCAGGCTTCTCGAACGTACTGGTAGAATGGAGCCGCTTCCGTAACGAATTCAATGCCACTCCCACCGCCGAAGCCAATCCGCTGACGCCTGAAATCGGCAAGGGTCGTATTTACCACAGCACCCGTCAACCGCTGGACTTCACCTCCAACGGCAACTATGCTACCACCGATTACAACGGGCTGGCACAAGACCCGACTACGCTGAAAGGCTCCGTGACCAACGGGGGCTGGGGTAGCCGTAACTGGTGGCCTGCCGGCGCTACTACCGGCGCGTACTGGAGCATCGAGACATCAACGACCGGCATTACCAAACCTATCTCCCTGCAAATCGAAGGCAACACCGATATCGGCGGCCCGCGCAACTTTGTTGTGGAATGGTCCGGCGACAACGCCACGTGGCGCTCCGTGGGTACGTTCACCTTCGAGGACGTGGCTAACTGGTCGAACACCCTGTTGACGCAGATACCGGGCTACAAGGCAGTGAACTTCCAGTTCCCGGTAGAGGCCTCCGGATTGGCAAACCTTTACATCCGTGTAAGAGTAGCGAATAAGAATGTAGGCACCAGCACCAGTGCCACCGGCGGCACGCTGGGCGCGACGACGAACAGTCGGCTGGGGCATGTGTCGATCAAGTATAACAAGTAG
- a CDS encoding ABC transporter ATP-binding protein, with the protein MQNAIIELEGLTKNYGSLKAVDDLHLRINKGEIYGLLGPNGAGKTTTILMMLGLTEPTAGRAKVCGIDATTRPIEVKRKVGYMPDNLGFYDSMSALDNLVYIGRLNGLPENFVRERALEMMELVGLAHATGKKAGTYSRGMKQRLGLADVLIRQPEVIILDEPTLGIDPSGVREFLALISRLSREQGITVLLSSHHLHQVQQVCDRVGIFVGGKLLADGDVATLSRQMFGGEKLVVEIEVEKPLLPDGTEISELRAMQQVQRVTTAGNVIEVSSNDNITADLVRFAVSKGLNVVGVRKKEYGLEEIYQRYFENTVNADETNRKSNNLFKRAFIRKTDR; encoded by the coding sequence ATGCAAAACGCAATCATTGAACTGGAAGGACTCACCAAAAACTACGGTTCACTGAAGGCTGTTGACGATCTCCACCTGCGCATCAACAAAGGTGAGATCTATGGCCTGCTTGGACCAAACGGTGCGGGTAAAACGACCACGATCCTCATGATGCTGGGACTTACGGAACCTACTGCAGGCCGGGCGAAGGTGTGCGGTATTGACGCTACCACGCGGCCTATCGAGGTGAAACGTAAGGTAGGGTACATGCCGGATAATCTGGGCTTTTACGACAGCATGAGTGCCCTCGATAACCTGGTGTATATCGGCCGCCTGAACGGTTTGCCCGAGAACTTCGTGCGCGAGCGGGCGCTGGAAATGATGGAGCTGGTCGGCCTCGCGCATGCTACCGGGAAAAAGGCCGGCACTTACTCCCGCGGGATGAAGCAGCGTTTAGGCCTGGCCGATGTATTGATAAGACAACCAGAGGTCATTATACTGGATGAGCCTACATTGGGCATCGACCCGAGTGGTGTGCGGGAGTTTCTTGCGCTCATCAGCCGCCTGAGCCGCGAACAGGGCATCACGGTGCTGTTATCATCTCACCACCTGCACCAGGTACAACAGGTGTGCGACCGCGTAGGTATTTTCGTAGGTGGAAAACTGCTTGCAGACGGCGACGTAGCCACACTTTCCCGGCAGATGTTCGGCGGCGAAAAACTCGTCGTAGAGATTGAGGTAGAAAAGCCGCTGCTGCCGGATGGTACGGAAATCAGCGAGCTGCGCGCGATGCAACAGGTGCAACGGGTAACAACAGCCGGCAACGTCATAGAGGTGTCCTCCAACGATAACATCACGGCCGACCTGGTACGTTTCGCCGTAAGTAAAGGCCTGAACGTAGTGGGCGTGCGGAAGAAGGAATATGGCCTGGAAGAAATTTATCAACGTTATTTCGAAAACACTGTAAACGCTGATGAAACGAATAGGAAATCCAACAATCTATTTAAGCGGGCTTTTATCCGCAAAACAGACAGGTAG
- a CDS encoding TonB-dependent receptor: MQLITFRKPAHPPDASSKFLVMKLATLVLTLLFLQVRGTALSQTITLSAKDLPLKEVFTQLEKQTGYVVFYNAALLSNTKPVNVAVKNMPVEDFLRTVMQGQPVDYEISAKTITIKEKATSAIIAEDPPVKGRVLDEHGGPLPGATVSVAGTNRGVQTDGDGNFSIKAAKTDVLIFSYLGYDRKMVSLSGAKLPLEVGMALSKESMEEVVVIGYGTVAKRDLTGAVSSVKTADIKDVPVTRVDQMLQGRIAGAEIVSTDGEPGAATSIRIRGTRSISASNEPLFIVDGLMDAIRSLNEINPSDIASIEVLKDASSTAIYGSRGSNGVIIITTKAGSDKSGKTNFTFRTDVGQSKLPRYLDLMNATEFAQLQNDRYYFSATANQTKPLEDYPYPDPLSLGEGTNWTEEITRTAPYANLTLSGSGGDKATQYFFSVNHNNNQGIIDNSGLKRYQVRLNLDRQISKAVKAGVRFNYSNIRRAINNADVGTNTLWYRSTIFLAPTIAAYKPDGSFNDWNTQWYSGTLFDSPIANVKLRKNNQVEKSLSTMAYIEARVFKDFLLKSTISYSDYSMLADQFTPGTMPSRVKANSGAYALKRSYAVSNLLNENTISYKKTWNKAHTFDAVYGFTIQQQQYTNMQTSGSGYFVDDVENNDMGAIPSKETLTVGSYLENLVRVSQLARINYNYRSKYYLTVTGRADGASNFAANNKWAMFPSAAVKWNVAREAFMANVPVISDLALRLSGGTSGNDAISRYQSLARLNSSSTGYLFGGASPVSYFPSRIANEGLTWEKTTSYNAGLDLSFFNKRLEVTIDAYKSQTSDLLLTVQLPTQSGFNSRLANIGKTSNKGIEMTVTYDNIRKKNFTWSTTLTAAHNKQMVDDIGGLDRISVYDNPYGAFYMMYGYVKGQPLNALWGMQYAGTWKNAEEIAQDKVDKKYASAAVSYYSPGRQRYIDQNHDGVLDNNDLVYLGNADPKVYGGLQNTFSIYKVNVSFYFNFSLGGDIYNPVETFMGTGVYLANQFRYMVNAWHPVRNPTSDYPRADSKDDIPNDRFVHSASFLRFKNFALGYPVQLGKLTGNKLQSLNLSVSGNNLVLWKYYNGYDPEVSTQSEGSTIRRMDNGAYPSSRTITFSAELKF; the protein is encoded by the coding sequence ATGCAACTCATTACATTCCGCAAACCGGCACATCCGCCAGATGCAAGTAGCAAATTCCTGGTGATGAAATTAGCCACCCTGGTACTTACCCTCCTGTTCCTGCAGGTGCGGGGCACTGCTTTGTCGCAGACCATCACGTTGTCGGCAAAGGACCTTCCGCTCAAGGAAGTATTTACACAACTTGAGAAACAAACGGGCTATGTGGTGTTTTACAATGCCGCCTTACTGTCCAACACCAAACCGGTAAACGTAGCCGTTAAAAACATGCCAGTAGAAGATTTTCTTCGTACGGTGATGCAGGGTCAGCCAGTGGATTATGAAATCTCGGCTAAAACCATCACGATCAAAGAAAAGGCAACATCTGCCATCATCGCCGAAGATCCGCCGGTAAAGGGGCGGGTGTTGGACGAGCACGGCGGTCCGCTCCCGGGCGCCACTGTCTCCGTTGCTGGCACCAATCGCGGTGTGCAAACGGATGGCGATGGCAACTTTTCCATCAAAGCCGCTAAGACAGATGTATTGATCTTTTCTTACCTCGGGTACGACCGTAAGATGGTATCGCTCTCCGGTGCCAAACTGCCGCTCGAAGTGGGTATGGCGCTTTCCAAAGAAAGCATGGAAGAAGTGGTGGTGATCGGTTACGGTACGGTGGCAAAACGCGACCTTACCGGTGCCGTGTCCAGCGTAAAGACGGCCGACATTAAAGATGTGCCGGTAACCCGTGTAGACCAGATGTTACAGGGCCGCATCGCAGGCGCTGAAATCGTATCTACCGATGGCGAACCCGGTGCAGCTACTTCGATCCGCATTCGCGGCACGCGCTCCATTTCCGCCAGCAATGAACCTTTATTCATTGTAGACGGATTGATGGATGCGATCCGCAGCCTGAACGAGATCAACCCTTCCGATATTGCTTCTATCGAGGTATTGAAAGATGCATCATCTACGGCAATCTATGGCTCCCGGGGCAGCAATGGGGTAATCATTATTACCACGAAAGCCGGCTCCGACAAATCAGGTAAAACAAACTTTACTTTCCGGACTGATGTGGGACAAAGCAAACTGCCGCGTTACCTCGACCTGATGAACGCAACAGAGTTCGCACAACTGCAGAACGACCGTTATTACTTCTCCGCCACGGCTAACCAAACGAAGCCGCTGGAAGATTATCCTTACCCAGATCCATTATCATTGGGTGAAGGCACTAACTGGACAGAAGAAATTACCCGCACCGCACCGTATGCCAACCTCACGCTGAGTGGCAGCGGTGGCGACAAAGCGACGCAGTACTTCTTCTCGGTGAACCATAACAACAACCAGGGCATCATCGATAACAGCGGTTTAAAACGCTACCAGGTACGCCTGAACCTCGACCGCCAGATCAGTAAAGCGGTGAAAGCGGGCGTACGTTTCAACTACTCCAACATCCGCCGCGCGATTAATAATGCGGACGTGGGCACGAATACACTGTGGTACCGTTCTACGATCTTCCTGGCGCCTACCATCGCGGCCTACAAGCCCGACGGCAGCTTCAACGACTGGAATACGCAATGGTACAGTGGTACACTGTTCGACTCTCCTATCGCCAACGTGAAGCTGAGAAAGAACAACCAGGTGGAGAAAAGCCTCAGCACCATGGCGTACATTGAAGCGCGCGTGTTTAAGGATTTCCTGCTGAAGTCTACCATTTCTTATTCCGATTACAGCATGCTGGCCGACCAGTTCACGCCAGGCACCATGCCGAGCCGCGTAAAAGCCAATTCCGGCGCCTATGCCTTAAAAAGAAGTTATGCAGTCAGCAACCTGCTGAACGAAAACACGATCTCCTACAAAAAGACCTGGAACAAAGCACATACGTTCGATGCGGTATACGGCTTCACGATCCAGCAACAGCAATACACCAACATGCAAACCAGCGGCAGCGGTTACTTTGTAGACGATGTGGAGAATAACGACATGGGGGCCATTCCTTCGAAAGAAACACTGACCGTAGGTTCTTACCTCGAGAACCTGGTGCGTGTATCACAGCTGGCAAGGATCAACTATAACTATCGCAGTAAATACTACCTGACAGTAACGGGCCGTGCAGACGGCGCCTCTAACTTCGCCGCGAATAATAAATGGGCAATGTTCCCTTCTGCAGCCGTTAAATGGAACGTGGCGCGCGAAGCCTTCATGGCCAACGTACCCGTGATCAGCGACCTGGCACTGCGACTGAGCGGTGGTACATCCGGCAACGATGCTATCTCCCGTTACCAGTCACTCGCCCGCCTGAACTCCAGCTCTACCGGCTACCTGTTCGGCGGCGCCTCCCCGGTGTCTTACTTCCCTTCACGTATTGCCAACGAAGGCCTCACCTGGGAGAAGACCACTTCTTACAACGCCGGCCTCGACCTGTCGTTCTTCAACAAACGCCTGGAAGTAACGATCGATGCGTATAAAAGTCAGACCTCCGACCTGTTGCTGACGGTGCAACTGCCGACGCAATCTGGCTTTAACAGCAGGCTGGCCAACATCGGCAAAACATCGAATAAGGGTATTGAGATGACGGTTACTTATGACAACATCCGTAAGAAAAACTTTACCTGGAGTACTACCCTCACGGCCGCTCACAATAAACAAATGGTAGACGATATCGGCGGACTCGATCGCATCTCGGTGTACGACAACCCATACGGCGCGTTCTACATGATGTATGGTTACGTGAAAGGGCAGCCACTGAATGCACTCTGGGGCATGCAATACGCCGGCACCTGGAAGAATGCGGAAGAAATCGCGCAGGATAAGGTTGACAAGAAATATGCCTCTGCCGCGGTGAGCTACTACTCTCCCGGCCGCCAGCGGTACATCGATCAGAACCACGATGGTGTACTCGACAACAACGACCTGGTTTACCTCGGCAATGCCGATCCTAAAGTATATGGTGGTTTGCAGAACACCTTTTCCATCTACAAAGTGAATGTGTCATTCTACTTCAACTTCTCCCTTGGCGGCGACATTTACAACCCGGTAGAAACCTTTATGGGTACGGGCGTATACCTGGCCAACCAGTTCCGTTACATGGTGAACGCCTGGCACCCGGTGCGTAACCCGACTTCCGACTACCCACGTGCCGATTCGAAGGACGATATTCCGAACGATCGTTTCGTGCATAGCGCCAGCTTCCTGCGGTTCAAAAACTTCGCGTTGGGTTATCCTGTACAGTTAGGTAAACTGACCGGCAACAAACTGCAGTCGTTGAACCTGAGCGTAAGCGGCAACAACCTGGTACTCTGGAAATACTACAACGGTTACGATCCGGAAGTAAGCACGCAAAGCGAAGGTTCTACCATTCGTCGTATGGACAATGGCGCGTACCCGAGCAGTCGTACGATCACCTTCTCGGCCGAACTTAAATTCTAA
- a CDS encoding RagB/SusD family nutrient uptake outer membrane protein, whose protein sequence is MKGIKLYLLPALLLASLALGGCKKLLEEDAESFVSPGGFYKTENQCVAALNGCYNPLTSIYYQDLMLPLEAATDLAFLNSAQLDVKFEISPANPGMGDNIWTACYQGIMYCNAAIRGIEGATIPETSKPKYVAEAVTLRALYYYVLTSTFKDVPFYRDDVSSLEALEKVNKIGRMDADATRDTLIRELQTYVPHLPQMRTSEVPLNRISAPMAYMLIGKLALWNKDYQTCLNAMQEIRNMYGQLLQYPLTDTYFRNKNTPESIFEVQYTWSATGLKKTTTVAAFFTPSKTSGTSTYNGVNVPELGTTANPFNCITPSEYFMSLYELTDPRKDMILGYSYNGTWFSRPMANNGTGKPWMGPKFWCPGMDNIADGNNQKVFRYADALLMAAEAANELGDDGLAMQCINEVKNRANADFVLDTYPGKTEFLEELKRERARELMGEYGRKWDLVRWGTFYTRVMETVGEEYEVIKANLQPYHEYYPIPDKEVVRTRGLLTNDAYNN, encoded by the coding sequence ATGAAAGGAATTAAACTTTACCTGCTGCCGGCGCTGCTCCTGGCCTCCCTGGCACTGGGCGGCTGTAAGAAGCTGCTGGAAGAAGATGCAGAAAGCTTTGTGAGCCCGGGTGGCTTTTATAAAACGGAGAACCAATGTGTGGCTGCGCTGAATGGCTGCTACAATCCGCTCACCAGCATCTATTACCAGGACCTGATGCTGCCACTGGAAGCTGCTACCGACCTGGCCTTCCTGAACTCCGCCCAGCTGGACGTGAAGTTCGAGATCTCCCCCGCTAACCCGGGCATGGGCGACAACATCTGGACGGCCTGCTACCAGGGCATTATGTATTGTAACGCCGCCATCCGTGGCATCGAAGGCGCTACCATCCCGGAAACATCAAAGCCTAAGTATGTAGCGGAAGCCGTTACCCTGCGCGCGTTGTATTACTACGTGCTCACCTCCACCTTCAAAGATGTGCCCTTTTACCGTGATGACGTCAGCAGCCTCGAAGCGCTGGAAAAAGTAAACAAGATCGGTCGCATGGATGCTGACGCTACCCGCGATACGCTCATCCGCGAACTACAGACCTATGTGCCGCACCTGCCGCAGATGCGTACTTCCGAAGTTCCGTTGAACAGGATCAGCGCGCCGATGGCGTACATGCTGATCGGTAAACTGGCCCTCTGGAACAAAGACTATCAAACCTGTCTGAACGCGATGCAGGAGATCCGCAACATGTACGGACAGCTGCTGCAATACCCGCTTACGGACACCTACTTCCGTAATAAGAACACACCTGAATCGATCTTTGAGGTGCAGTATACCTGGTCTGCCACGGGGTTGAAGAAGACGACTACCGTTGCGGCCTTCTTTACACCTTCGAAAACATCCGGTACCAGTACTTACAATGGCGTAAACGTACCGGAACTGGGCACTACCGCCAACCCGTTCAACTGTATCACTCCGTCTGAATATTTCATGTCGCTGTACGAACTCACCGATCCCCGTAAAGACATGATCCTCGGCTACAGCTACAACGGCACCTGGTTCAGCCGCCCGATGGCGAACAACGGTACCGGCAAGCCCTGGATGGGACCTAAATTCTGGTGCCCGGGTATGGACAACATCGCGGATGGCAACAACCAGAAAGTATTTCGCTACGCGGATGCGCTGCTGATGGCGGCGGAGGCTGCGAATGAACTGGGCGACGACGGTCTGGCCATGCAATGCATCAACGAAGTAAAAAACCGCGCCAACGCCGATTTCGTACTGGATACCTATCCTGGTAAAACGGAGTTTCTCGAAGAGCTCAAACGCGAACGTGCCCGCGAACTGATGGGCGAATACGGCCGCAAATGGGACCTGGTACGTTGGGGCACCTTCTATACCCGGGTGATGGAAACCGTAGGCGAAGAGTATGAAGTGATCAAGGCCAACCTGCAACCTTATCATGAGTACTACCCTATTCCGGATAAAGAAGTGGTGCGCACCCGCGGACTATTAACCAATGACGCATACAACAACTAA
- a CDS encoding endonuclease/exonuclease/phosphatase family protein has translation MSKLYRLLFLFLLPAFGAVAQAPFKILSYNILEGMKTDTTKGKQEFVAWVKDKDPDILALQECNGFTQKTLEELAASYGHPYAVIVKENGYPTGLTSKYPIAAIQKVNENMTHGFIMAKIEQFNILVLHLNPHLYKKRRAEIAQVIKNISLQADKKNWVIMGDFNSHSPKDKERMTNNRIVGVLKNAETKNPKIANLVNGETIDFTIQQAMLDAGFTDAGLYHHDKTKAATGKGVIVTDSRIDYIYVSKDLDKKLQRCAFIYDDFTKKYSDHRPIMMELKN, from the coding sequence ATGAGCAAGTTATATAGACTCTTATTCCTGTTCCTGCTGCCGGCTTTTGGCGCGGTAGCGCAGGCGCCTTTCAAGATACTGAGCTACAACATTCTCGAAGGGATGAAAACCGACACCACCAAAGGTAAACAGGAGTTTGTCGCCTGGGTAAAGGACAAAGACCCGGACATCCTCGCCTTGCAGGAATGCAACGGTTTTACGCAGAAAACGCTGGAAGAACTGGCGGCCAGCTACGGTCATCCCTATGCGGTAATCGTTAAGGAGAATGGCTACCCGACCGGCCTTACCTCCAAATACCCGATCGCCGCCATCCAGAAAGTGAACGAGAACATGACACATGGTTTTATCATGGCAAAGATCGAACAGTTCAACATCCTGGTGCTGCATTTAAATCCGCACCTCTACAAAAAGAGAAGAGCCGAAATCGCGCAGGTGATCAAAAATATTTCTCTTCAGGCAGATAAGAAAAACTGGGTGATCATGGGCGATTTCAACTCGCACTCGCCGAAAGACAAGGAGCGTATGACGAATAACCGCATCGTAGGCGTACTGAAGAATGCAGAGACAAAGAACCCTAAGATCGCGAACCTCGTCAATGGTGAAACCATCGACTTCACTATACAGCAAGCCATGCTGGACGCCGGATTCACCGACGCGGGCCTGTATCACCATGATAAAACAAAAGCCGCCACCGGCAAAGGTGTAATCGTGACCGACAGCCGTATCGATTACATCTACGTGAGCAAAGACCTGGACAAAAAACTCCAGCGCTGCGCTTTTATCTATGACGATTTCACTAAAAAGTATTCCGATCACCGCCCCATCATGATGGAGCTTAAAAATTAA
- a CDS encoding COG1470 family protein has product MPGSFTARLMNLEATSKETFRFSATLHNAAPRPVIYNFSAAAPSGWNLMFRVDGMQVTSFRADSGRTQEVSIELTPAPEAKPGKYTVPVHAVSNTDTLLLQLEAVVKGAYAMELTTPNGLLSGEITEGSRKAIHLTVKNTGTLPLDAVEVSAQAPSKWDATFEPAKIERIEPGKSVDVVANLNVPDKTIAGDYVTTFTARNNSVNASAMFRMTVTTSLLAGWIGVVIILAAIAIIYLLIKKYGRR; this is encoded by the coding sequence ATGCCCGGTAGTTTCACGGCCAGGCTGATGAACCTGGAGGCTACCTCCAAAGAAACGTTTCGTTTCAGTGCCACGCTGCACAATGCTGCGCCCAGGCCTGTTATCTACAATTTCAGCGCGGCTGCGCCGAGTGGCTGGAATCTCATGTTCCGGGTGGATGGTATGCAGGTAACTTCGTTCCGCGCCGATTCGGGTCGTACGCAGGAGGTGTCGATTGAACTAACGCCGGCGCCTGAAGCAAAACCGGGCAAGTACACGGTCCCGGTACATGCTGTCAGCAATACCGATACGCTCTTACTGCAGCTGGAAGCGGTGGTGAAAGGTGCCTATGCCATGGAATTGACAACGCCCAACGGTTTGCTTAGTGGCGAGATCACGGAAGGCAGCCGTAAAGCGATTCACCTGACTGTAAAGAACACCGGTACGCTGCCGCTGGATGCGGTAGAAGTTTCCGCCCAGGCACCATCCAAATGGGACGCCACGTTCGAGCCGGCTAAGATCGAACGCATCGAACCCGGTAAGAGTGTGGACGTGGTAGCGAATCTTAACGTGCCCGATAAAACGATTGCAGGCGATTACGTCACCACGTTTACGGCGCGTAATAACAGCGTGAATGCCAGTGCCATGTTCCGCATGACCGTAACTACTTCGCTGCTGGCCGGTTGGATAGGGGTGGTCATCATCCTGGCCGCCATCGCCATCATCTATCTCCTGATCAAAAAATACGGGCGAAGATAG
- a CDS encoding ABC transporter permease — protein MKRIGNPTIYLSGLLSAKQTGSRPQASPLAVMVRKEIADHIRSLRFIILLSLIVFTFAAAMYVSVSNLKAAVANESDPDRLFLYLKLLTTSDGTLPTFHIFISFLGALLGIGLGFDAINTEKNNGTLTRLLAQPVYRDTLLLAKFLSALVIVSVLFLSLTLLMVGGGLLITGVPMEAPEFVRILAFVILTIIYVGFWLALAMLLSVKCRQAATSALTAIGIWLFFTIFYRVVISMVVSTFFPDPTYLSQNEILSYNQLLLNLLRLAPSQLYTDATTTLLMPSVRSLGPLTMEQMAGAIPAPLPVRESLLIVWPQVSGLLAATAVCFAWTYYAFMRREIRT, from the coding sequence ATGAAACGAATAGGAAATCCAACAATCTATTTAAGCGGGCTTTTATCCGCAAAACAGACAGGTAGCCGGCCGCAGGCGAGCCCGCTGGCAGTCATGGTGCGCAAAGAGATTGCAGACCACATCCGAAGCCTGCGCTTCATCATCCTGTTATCGCTTATTGTGTTCACCTTCGCTGCTGCCATGTATGTGTCTGTCAGCAATCTGAAAGCTGCCGTGGCCAATGAGAGTGATCCGGACAGGCTATTCCTGTACCTCAAACTACTGACAACATCCGACGGCACACTGCCTACGTTCCATATCTTTATCAGCTTCCTGGGAGCGCTGCTGGGCATTGGTCTGGGCTTCGATGCCATCAACACAGAAAAGAACAATGGCACGCTCACCCGTTTGCTCGCGCAGCCTGTTTACCGCGACACGCTGCTCCTGGCGAAATTTCTCAGCGCGCTGGTCATCGTTTCTGTATTATTTTTATCGCTCACGTTGCTGATGGTCGGCGGAGGTTTATTGATTACAGGTGTGCCAATGGAAGCCCCGGAATTTGTGCGCATATTGGCTTTCGTCATACTGACGATCATCTACGTCGGCTTCTGGCTGGCACTGGCGATGTTGCTGTCGGTAAAGTGCAGGCAGGCCGCTACGTCGGCGTTGACGGCGATCGGTATTTGGTTGTTCTTCACGATTTTCTACCGCGTCGTCATCAGCATGGTGGTCAGCACGTTCTTCCCGGATCCGACGTATTTGTCGCAAAACGAAATCCTGTCGTACAATCAGTTGCTGTTAAACTTGCTTCGACTGGCGCCCAGTCAGCTTTATACGGATGCGACAACCACTTTGCTCATGCCCTCCGTGCGCAGCCTGGGGCCACTTACTATGGAACAAATGGCCGGCGCTATTCCAGCTCCCTTACCTGTGCGCGAAAGTTTACTGATCGTATGGCCGCAGGTAAGCGGGCTGCTGGCCGCAACGGCAGTATGTTTCGCCTGGACTTACTACGCATTCATGCGGCGGGAGATACGGACCTGA